From one Orcinus orca chromosome 10, mOrcOrc1.1, whole genome shotgun sequence genomic stretch:
- the ARMC12 gene encoding armadillo repeat-containing protein 12 isoform X3 — MDIWKGVVSLATAAGAICLLYKAIRAGIKCQPPRCSASPICVARLAVEREQHGRDSGELRRLLNSLECKQDEYAKSMILHSITRCVYLLESEASACTNDDITLVGSMLDDKDNSVKIQALNTLKAFSGIRKFRLKIQVQAARLLSNLAQKNDLLYDILNCQVHSNFLNLFQSTQPGSLLLEVLVFAERLSEGRSSPHYRAVKWHYNEQSVHEAVFGDDSRLADRLLALVIHPEEDVQIQACKVIVSLQCPQDVEVWPSCLSSHSCFNNAE; from the exons ATGGACATCTGGAAAGGTGTAGTGAGCCTGGCCACAGCCGCTGGGGCCATCTGCCTGCTCTACAAGGCCATCAGGGCGGGCATAAAATGTCAACCACCGCGCTGCTCTGCCTCACCCATCTGCGTCGCCC GCCTGGCAGTTGAGCGAGAGCAGCACGGGCGGGACTCAGGTGAGCTCCGGAGGCTCCTCAACTCTTTGGAGTGCAAACAGGATGAGTACGCCAAGAGCATGATCCTGCACAGTATCACGCGCTGTGTGTACTTGCTGGAGTCCGAG GCCTCTGCATGTACTAATGATGACATCACGTTGGTGGGCTCCATGCTGGATGACAAGGACAACAGTGTCAAAATCCAAGCTCTGAACACACTTAAAGCTTTCTCTGGCATCAGAAAATTCAGGCTGAAAATCCAG GTGCAAGCCGCGCGATTGCTGAGCAACCTGGCGCAGAAGAACGACCTTCTCTATGATATTCTCAACTGCCAG GTACACTCCAACTTCCTGAACCTGTTCCAGTCCACACAGCCCGGGAGTCTGCTGCTTGAAGTACTGGTGTTTGCAGAGCGGCTGAGTGAGGGCCGGAGTTCACCCCACTACCGTGCTGTGAAGTGGCATTACAATGAACAGTCTGTGCACGAAGCTGTCTTTGGGGATGACTCACGACTGGCAGACCGGCTGCTTGCCCTGGTCATCCACCCCGAGGAGGATGTTCAGATCCAGGCCTGCAAAGTCATAGTCAGCCTGCAGTGCCCCCAGGATGTGGAAGTCTGGCCCTCCTGCCTGTCCAGTCATTCCTGCTTTAATAATGCGGAATAA
- the ARMC12 gene encoding armadillo repeat-containing protein 12 isoform X1, which translates to MDIWKGVVSLATAAGAICLLYKAIRAGIKCQPPRCSASPICVARLAVEREQHGRDSGELRRLLNSLECKQDEYAKSMILHSITRCVYLLESEASACTNDDITLVGSMLDDKDNSVKIQALNTLKAFSGIRKFRLKIQEHSIKVLELISTIWDSQLHIAGLRLLNNLPLPDFAHPQLRRVMPALMEILQSDYILAQVQAARLLSNLAQKNDLLYDILNCQVHSNFLNLFQSTQPGSLLLEVLVFAERLSEGRSSPHYRAVKWHYNEQSVHEAVFGDDSRLADRLLALVIHPEEDVQIQACKVIVSLQCPQDVEVWPSCLSSHSCFNNAE; encoded by the exons ATGGACATCTGGAAAGGTGTAGTGAGCCTGGCCACAGCCGCTGGGGCCATCTGCCTGCTCTACAAGGCCATCAGGGCGGGCATAAAATGTCAACCACCGCGCTGCTCTGCCTCACCCATCTGCGTCGCCC GCCTGGCAGTTGAGCGAGAGCAGCACGGGCGGGACTCAGGTGAGCTCCGGAGGCTCCTCAACTCTTTGGAGTGCAAACAGGATGAGTACGCCAAGAGCATGATCCTGCACAGTATCACGCGCTGTGTGTACTTGCTGGAGTCCGAG GCCTCTGCATGTACTAATGATGACATCACGTTGGTGGGCTCCATGCTGGATGACAAGGACAACAGTGTCAAAATCCAAGCTCTGAACACACTTAAAGCTTTCTCTGGCATCAGAAAATTCAGGCTGAAAATCCAG GAACACTCCATCAAGGTGCTGGAACTGATCTCCACCATCTGGGACTCGCAGCTGCACATTGCGGGCCTCAGACTCCTCAACAACCTCCCACTGCCTGACTTTGCACATCCACAGCTGCGAAGGGTGATGCCTGCCTTGATGGAGATCCTGCAGTCAGACTACATCCTGGCACAG GTGCAAGCCGCGCGATTGCTGAGCAACCTGGCGCAGAAGAACGACCTTCTCTATGATATTCTCAACTGCCAG GTACACTCCAACTTCCTGAACCTGTTCCAGTCCACACAGCCCGGGAGTCTGCTGCTTGAAGTACTGGTGTTTGCAGAGCGGCTGAGTGAGGGCCGGAGTTCACCCCACTACCGTGCTGTGAAGTGGCATTACAATGAACAGTCTGTGCACGAAGCTGTCTTTGGGGATGACTCACGACTGGCAGACCGGCTGCTTGCCCTGGTCATCCACCCCGAGGAGGATGTTCAGATCCAGGCCTGCAAAGTCATAGTCAGCCTGCAGTGCCCCCAGGATGTGGAAGTCTGGCCCTCCTGCCTGTCCAGTCATTCCTGCTTTAATAATGCGGAATAA
- the ARMC12 gene encoding armadillo repeat-containing protein 12 isoform X2 produces the protein MSTTALLCLTHLRRPPQPELGWGGCLGLAVEREQHGRDSGELRRLLNSLECKQDEYAKSMILHSITRCVYLLESEASACTNDDITLVGSMLDDKDNSVKIQALNTLKAFSGIRKFRLKIQEHSIKVLELISTIWDSQLHIAGLRLLNNLPLPDFAHPQLRRVMPALMEILQSDYILAQVQAARLLSNLAQKNDLLYDILNCQVHSNFLNLFQSTQPGSLLLEVLVFAERLSEGRSSPHYRAVKWHYNEQSVHEAVFGDDSRLADRLLALVIHPEEDVQIQACKVIVSLQCPQDVEVWPSCLSSHSCFNNAE, from the exons ATGTCAACCACCGCGCTGCTCTGCCTCACCCATCTGCGTCGCCC TCCACAGCCTGAACTGGGCTGGGGTGGCTGTCTAGGCCTGGCAGTTGAGCGAGAGCAGCACGGGCGGGACTCAGGTGAGCTCCGGAGGCTCCTCAACTCTTTGGAGTGCAAACAGGATGAGTACGCCAAGAGCATGATCCTGCACAGTATCACGCGCTGTGTGTACTTGCTGGAGTCCGAG GCCTCTGCATGTACTAATGATGACATCACGTTGGTGGGCTCCATGCTGGATGACAAGGACAACAGTGTCAAAATCCAAGCTCTGAACACACTTAAAGCTTTCTCTGGCATCAGAAAATTCAGGCTGAAAATCCAG GAACACTCCATCAAGGTGCTGGAACTGATCTCCACCATCTGGGACTCGCAGCTGCACATTGCGGGCCTCAGACTCCTCAACAACCTCCCACTGCCTGACTTTGCACATCCACAGCTGCGAAGGGTGATGCCTGCCTTGATGGAGATCCTGCAGTCAGACTACATCCTGGCACAG GTGCAAGCCGCGCGATTGCTGAGCAACCTGGCGCAGAAGAACGACCTTCTCTATGATATTCTCAACTGCCAG GTACACTCCAACTTCCTGAACCTGTTCCAGTCCACACAGCCCGGGAGTCTGCTGCTTGAAGTACTGGTGTTTGCAGAGCGGCTGAGTGAGGGCCGGAGTTCACCCCACTACCGTGCTGTGAAGTGGCATTACAATGAACAGTCTGTGCACGAAGCTGTCTTTGGGGATGACTCACGACTGGCAGACCGGCTGCTTGCCCTGGTCATCCACCCCGAGGAGGATGTTCAGATCCAGGCCTGCAAAGTCATAGTCAGCCTGCAGTGCCCCCAGGATGTGGAAGTCTGGCCCTCCTGCCTGTCCAGTCATTCCTGCTTTAATAATGCGGAATAA